A genomic window from Arthrobacter globiformis includes:
- a CDS encoding DUF1844 domain-containing protein, producing MSTPDSNSHVYQAPGAGDDVTQQIRDISEVPAIEVITTAAVHLMSASAVKLGLAAEENAAELKDLDEARKLITALAGLVTAAAPEIGSQHAGPLRDGLRSLQLAFREESIIPDPPGKGPGEKFTGAVN from the coding sequence ATGAGCACTCCAGACAGCAATTCACACGTCTACCAGGCGCCTGGCGCCGGGGACGACGTCACGCAGCAAATCCGCGACATCTCCGAAGTTCCTGCGATCGAGGTCATCACCACGGCCGCCGTGCACCTGATGAGCGCCTCCGCCGTGAAGCTCGGCCTGGCCGCAGAGGAGAACGCCGCTGAGCTGAAGGACCTGGATGAGGCCCGCAAGCTCATCACCGCCCTCGCCGGCCTGGTGACGGCGGCCGCCCCGGAAATCGGTTCGCAGCATGCCGGTCCGTTGCGCGATGGCCTGCGGTCACTGCAACTCGCCTTCCGCGAAGAGTCCATCATCCCGGATCCCCCGGGCAAGGGTCCCGGTGAGAAATTCACCGGTGCAGTGAACTAA
- a CDS encoding MetQ/NlpA family ABC transporter substrate-binding protein, whose translation MIRSTILKAAAAGAAAVLALSACGSPSSSTASETIKVGALAVPAGDMLKHVQRELAPKEGLTVEYKEFSDYNTPNPAVSDGDIDANLFQNTTFMETYNKAAGKNLVSVGKVYLPPIALYSNEVKSLDALPEGASVAIPNDPTNEARALKLLASKGLIEVTENPITLKDVTANPKNLEFTEIENASLPQALNDKDAAIVTLAFALPAGLSTDKQILVEGKDSAYYNVLAVNADKKDDARVQKLYKILTSQEMKDFIQTEFKGLVIPAS comes from the coding sequence ATGATCCGATCCACCATCCTCAAGGCCGCCGCGGCCGGAGCCGCAGCCGTCCTGGCCCTCTCTGCCTGTGGCAGCCCAAGCTCGTCCACCGCCTCCGAGACCATCAAAGTGGGTGCCCTCGCGGTGCCCGCCGGCGACATGCTCAAGCACGTGCAGCGGGAGCTCGCGCCCAAGGAAGGGCTCACGGTCGAATACAAGGAGTTCAGCGACTACAACACGCCGAACCCTGCCGTGAGCGACGGCGACATAGACGCCAACCTCTTCCAGAACACCACGTTCATGGAGACGTACAACAAGGCCGCCGGCAAGAACCTGGTCAGCGTCGGGAAGGTGTACCTGCCGCCGATTGCCCTGTACTCCAACGAGGTGAAGAGCCTGGACGCCCTGCCCGAGGGCGCGTCGGTGGCCATCCCGAACGATCCCACGAATGAGGCCCGCGCGCTGAAGCTGCTCGCGTCCAAGGGGCTCATCGAGGTGACGGAGAACCCCATCACTCTCAAGGACGTGACGGCGAACCCCAAGAACCTGGAGTTCACGGAGATCGAAAACGCCAGCCTCCCGCAGGCACTGAACGACAAGGACGCTGCCATTGTCACCCTGGCGTTCGCTCTGCCGGCCGGCCTGAGCACGGACAAGCAGATCCTCGTCGAGGGCAAGGACAGCGCCTACTACAACGTGCTGGCCGTGAACGCCGACAAGAAGGACGACGCCCGGGTGCAGAAGCTCTACAAGATCCTGACGTCGCAGGAGATGAAGGACTTCATCCAGACGGAGTTCAAGGGCCTGGTGATTCCGGCCAGCTAG
- the infC gene encoding translation initiation factor IF-3, with the protein MRLVGPAGEQVGIVRIEDALRLAAESDLDLVEVAPQAKPPVCKLMDFGKYKYEAAVKAREARKNQTNTVLKEIRFRLKIDTHDYETKRGHALRFLGAGDKVKAMIQFRGREQQRPEMGLRLLQRFAEDVGEVGVVESSPRIDGRNMVMVIGPLKNKAEAKAEARRATQRAEAKAQNEAKAAGRVDTSGDDQAPLTQSLADLLPEGFQVSTEAAVQDAPAVAEAAAPEAAVEAPSVPVEVAPAAEAPAEAPKVAEAPKVAKEAEPKREVPKAAAPKAAPAAPKAAAPAEPKAAAPAEPKAAAPAEPKAPVAESPAPAAPKPAAAPAPPKPVARPAAPKPVARPAAPRPTPKPAGKKTT; encoded by the coding sequence GTGCGGCTGGTCGGCCCTGCCGGCGAACAGGTAGGAATCGTCCGTATTGAGGATGCCCTGCGTCTGGCTGCCGAGTCCGACCTGGATCTCGTTGAAGTTGCACCGCAGGCCAAGCCTCCGGTGTGCAAGCTGATGGACTTCGGCAAGTACAAGTACGAAGCCGCGGTAAAGGCCCGTGAGGCCCGGAAGAACCAGACCAACACGGTTTTGAAGGAAATCCGGTTCCGCCTGAAGATCGACACCCATGACTACGAGACCAAGCGCGGCCACGCCCTCCGCTTCCTCGGAGCCGGGGACAAGGTCAAGGCCATGATCCAGTTCCGTGGCCGTGAGCAGCAGCGTCCCGAAATGGGCCTGCGCCTGCTTCAGCGTTTCGCGGAAGATGTCGGTGAGGTCGGTGTCGTGGAGTCCAGCCCCCGCATCGACGGCCGCAACATGGTCATGGTCATCGGTCCGCTGAAGAACAAGGCAGAAGCCAAGGCCGAAGCGCGCCGTGCAACGCAGCGTGCGGAAGCCAAGGCCCAGAATGAAGCCAAGGCCGCAGGCCGCGTGGACACCTCCGGTGACGATCAGGCACCCCTGACGCAGTCGCTTGCCGACCTTCTGCCGGAAGGCTTCCAGGTTTCCACGGAGGCCGCTGTGCAGGACGCCCCGGCAGTAGCTGAGGCAGCCGCTCCGGAAGCCGCCGTCGAAGCGCCCTCGGTTCCGGTCGAAGTAGCTCCGGCTGCCGAGGCTCCCGCGGAAGCACCCAAGGTTGCCGAGGCGCCCAAGGTTGCCAAGGAGGCCGAGCCGAAGCGCGAGGTACCCAAGGCTGCAGCACCCAAGGCAGCCCCCGCAGCACCGAAGGCGGCAGCGCCTGCAGAGCCGAAGGCGGCAGCGCCTGCAGAGCCGAAGGCGGCAGCGCCTGCAGAGCCGAAGGCTCCCGTAGCTGAATCGCCTGCTCCCGCAGCGCCGAAGCCTGCGGCTGCCCCGGCCCCGCCCAAGCCGGTGGCCAGGCCGGCAGCGCCGAAGCCTGTTGCACGACCCGCAGCGCCCCGGCCCACGCCAAAGCCGGCGGGCAAGAAGACCACCTAG
- the rpmI gene encoding 50S ribosomal protein L35 has protein sequence MPKMKTHSGAKKRFKLTGSGKLRRQQANRRHYLEHKSSRLTRRLAGDKIVFKGDAKVIRKMLGI, from the coding sequence ATGCCGAAGATGAAGACCCACAGCGGTGCTAAGAAGCGCTTCAAGCTGACCGGCAGCGGCAAGCTGCGCCGCCAGCAGGCCAACCGCCGCCACTACCTGGAGCACAAGTCCTCCAGGCTGACCCGCCGCCTCGCCGGCGACAAGATCGTCTTCAAGGGCGACGCCAAGGTCATCCGGAAGATGCTCGGCATCTAA
- a CDS encoding DUF4157 domain-containing protein has protein sequence MLNASTPLGLVLAGLAGTRTFRGPRGLIVATGYRWRLPVAGAFTVGNVVIFRADADTALTGRVLLGHEERHSTQYAWCLGLPFLLFYFAAAAWSAVRYGDPASGNPFERHAGLEAGGYVDRRRRHE, from the coding sequence GTGCTGAACGCCTCCACCCCCTTGGGGCTGGTGCTTGCCGGACTGGCCGGCACCAGGACGTTCCGGGGTCCCCGCGGCCTGATTGTCGCCACCGGTTACCGCTGGCGGCTGCCGGTGGCTGGTGCTTTCACCGTGGGGAACGTGGTCATCTTCCGTGCAGACGCCGACACGGCTTTGACGGGCCGTGTGCTCCTGGGCCACGAGGAGCGGCACAGCACCCAGTACGCGTGGTGCCTGGGGCTGCCCTTCCTGCTGTTCTATTTCGCGGCCGCTGCCTGGTCGGCAGTACGCTACGGCGATCCGGCGTCGGGAAATCCCTTCGAGCGGCATGCCGGCCTGGAGGCCGGCGGCTATGTGGACCGGAGGCGCAGGCATGAGTGA
- a CDS encoding cation diffusion facilitator family transporter — translation MAANGGTKAIVAALAANLTIAVLKFVAFLLTRSSSMLAEAIHSLADSGNQVLLLVGGKRAQRAASPEHPFGYGRERYIYAFIVSIVLFSVGGLFALYEAWEKIQHPHAIEGDFWWVPLAVLVGAIIAEAFSFRTAIMEANHVRGSQGWISFVRTAKQPELPVILLEDFGALLGLVFALFGVGLTLLTGDGIWDAIGTGMIGLLLVAIAVILAMETKSLLLGESATKDDVGRIRHAIETDGTAIIHLKTLHLGPEELLVAAKISVEAGDSGLDIAKAIDDAEARIRSAVPIARVIYLEPDIRRAQVASGPALAGDSGA, via the coding sequence TTGGCTGCAAATGGCGGTACCAAGGCGATTGTTGCGGCGCTAGCCGCCAACCTGACCATCGCCGTCCTGAAGTTCGTCGCGTTCCTGCTGACACGCTCCTCATCCATGCTGGCTGAGGCCATCCACTCTCTCGCCGACTCGGGCAACCAGGTCCTGCTGCTGGTGGGCGGGAAGCGCGCCCAACGGGCGGCCAGCCCGGAACACCCCTTCGGCTACGGACGCGAACGCTACATTTACGCGTTCATCGTTTCCATCGTGCTCTTCAGCGTCGGCGGCCTGTTTGCCCTGTATGAGGCATGGGAAAAGATCCAGCACCCGCACGCGATCGAAGGTGACTTCTGGTGGGTGCCCCTGGCCGTGCTGGTGGGTGCCATCATCGCCGAGGCATTCTCGTTCCGGACGGCCATCATGGAAGCCAACCACGTCCGCGGCAGCCAGGGCTGGATCAGCTTCGTGCGGACCGCCAAGCAGCCCGAGCTTCCGGTGATCCTGCTCGAGGACTTCGGTGCCCTGCTGGGACTGGTTTTCGCCCTATTCGGCGTGGGGCTGACCCTGCTGACCGGCGACGGCATCTGGGACGCAATCGGCACCGGCATGATCGGCCTGCTGCTGGTGGCCATTGCTGTGATTTTGGCGATGGAGACCAAGTCCCTGCTGCTGGGGGAGTCGGCAACCAAGGACGACGTTGGGCGCATCCGGCACGCCATCGAAACGGACGGCACCGCCATCATCCACCTCAAAACCCTGCATCTGGGCCCGGAGGAGCTGCTCGTGGCCGCCAAGATCAGCGTGGAGGCGGGTGATTCCGGGCTGGATATCGCCAAGGCCATCGACGACGCCGAAGCCCGGATCCGCTCGGCAGTTCCCATCGCGCGGGTCATCTACCTGGAGCCCGACATCCGCCGTGCCCAGGTGGCCAGCGGGCCCGCCCTCGCGGGCGACTCAGGCGCCTAG
- a CDS encoding (deoxy)nucleoside triphosphate pyrophosphohydrolase — MTELINVVGGAVLDSLSAPARLLVARRTAPPQFAGMWEFPGGKVERGEAPESALHRELREELGIGVVLGEELEAPGPAGWPLNDKAAMRVWFAEVADGDPRPLEDHDELRWVSIREGDEALSLPWIPADLPIVQALLASVAAVNRADSVPGN; from the coding sequence GTGACTGAACTGATCAACGTCGTCGGCGGCGCCGTGCTCGACTCGCTGTCCGCTCCCGCCCGGCTTCTCGTGGCGCGCCGGACGGCGCCTCCGCAGTTTGCCGGCATGTGGGAATTTCCGGGCGGCAAGGTGGAACGGGGGGAAGCTCCGGAAAGTGCACTGCACCGGGAGCTCCGTGAAGAACTCGGCATCGGCGTCGTGCTTGGGGAGGAGCTGGAAGCGCCAGGACCGGCCGGCTGGCCCCTGAACGACAAAGCCGCGATGCGGGTGTGGTTCGCGGAAGTGGCCGACGGCGACCCCCGGCCGCTTGAGGACCACGATGAACTTCGCTGGGTCAGCATCCGCGAAGGTGACGAAGCTCTCAGCCTGCCCTGGATTCCGGCCGACCTCCCGATTGTCCAGGCGCTGCTCGCCAGCGTCGCCGCGGTGAACCGTGCGGACTCTGTCCCCGGGAATTAA
- a CDS encoding Rv2578c family radical SAM protein, producing the protein MRWDAQALKPAQEEMPGTAPLLPLAGLVRSVSTPEFAGVTFHEVTAKSVLNKVPAGSRMPFEWTVNPYRGCSHACVYCFARKSHTYLDFDAGLDFDSQVVVKINAAEVLRKELAKPAWNRQHVALGTNTDPYQRAEGRYRLMPGIIGALADSGTPLSILTKGTLLARDIPLLKHAAAQVPVGVGISLAMTDEQLSEAIEPGTPGPRARLKLVSRLREAGLPCGVMAMPILPWLSDSDEALDSLFASLAAAGATGVTAGALYLKPGTREWFMQWIAARHPELVGRYRRLYGTGSYASKEYRTWLAGRVRYFKARHGFSGSHGFSHRDVDDHQADDPRGEEAAYPEGSIPPDRPGQDRTGQHRTEQQRTGQHGHRSSDRTSQPTLF; encoded by the coding sequence ATGAGATGGGACGCACAGGCACTCAAACCGGCACAGGAAGAGATGCCCGGGACTGCACCGCTGCTTCCCCTGGCCGGTCTGGTGCGGTCTGTGTCCACGCCCGAGTTCGCCGGCGTCACCTTTCATGAGGTCACCGCCAAATCGGTGCTCAACAAGGTGCCCGCCGGCTCCCGGATGCCGTTCGAGTGGACCGTGAACCCCTACCGGGGCTGCAGCCACGCCTGCGTCTACTGCTTCGCCCGCAAGAGCCACACCTATCTGGACTTCGACGCCGGACTGGATTTCGACAGCCAAGTGGTGGTGAAGATCAACGCGGCCGAGGTGCTCCGCAAAGAGCTGGCCAAGCCCGCATGGAACCGGCAGCACGTGGCACTGGGCACCAACACGGACCCCTACCAGCGGGCGGAGGGCCGGTACCGGCTGATGCCCGGCATCATCGGTGCGCTGGCCGATTCGGGGACTCCGCTGTCCATTCTGACCAAGGGGACGCTGCTGGCGCGTGACATCCCGCTCCTGAAGCATGCCGCGGCACAGGTGCCGGTGGGCGTCGGGATCTCGCTCGCCATGACGGACGAGCAGCTCTCCGAGGCCATCGAACCCGGCACCCCTGGACCGCGGGCCCGGCTCAAACTCGTTTCCAGGCTCCGCGAAGCCGGGCTGCCCTGCGGGGTGATGGCCATGCCCATCCTGCCGTGGCTCTCGGACAGCGACGAGGCACTGGACTCCCTGTTCGCCTCACTGGCGGCCGCGGGTGCAACCGGCGTCACGGCGGGAGCGCTTTATTTGAAGCCCGGCACCCGGGAATGGTTCATGCAGTGGATCGCCGCCCGGCATCCGGAACTCGTGGGCCGCTACCGCAGGCTGTACGGCACGGGCTCGTATGCGTCCAAGGAATACCGCACCTGGCTGGCGGGCAGGGTCCGCTACTTCAAAGCCCGGCACGGCTTTTCCGGCTCCCACGGATTCAGCCACCGGGACGTCGACGATCACCAGGCCGACGATCCCCGCGGCGAGGAAGCCGCCTACCCCGAGGGAAGCATTCCGCCGGATCGCCCAGGGCAGGATAGGACAGGACAACACAGGACGGAGCAACAGAGGACGGGGCAGCATGGCCACCGCAGCTCAGACCGGACGTCCCAGCCCACGCTGTTCTGA
- the pcp gene encoding pyroglutamyl-peptidase I produces MILLTGFEPFGGQSMNPSWVAALSARDLLRADGLAVGALELPCVFGAAGSVLRDVLGDLEPELVVCIGQAGGRGRVSLERVAINCDDAPIPDNAGNQPVDRDVVPGGPAAYFTSLPVKAALLAVEKAGISVEISQTAGTYVCNHVFYTLMHELASRPGVRGGFVHVPFAPDQVEQGSSKPSLPVASMAEAIAAVVRTSLNQSIDATQPNNATRRSDVALAAGSIH; encoded by the coding sequence ATGATTCTGCTCACCGGCTTTGAACCATTCGGCGGCCAGTCGATGAATCCGTCCTGGGTGGCCGCCCTGAGCGCACGGGATCTGCTCCGGGCCGACGGCCTTGCCGTGGGGGCGCTGGAACTGCCGTGCGTGTTCGGGGCGGCCGGGAGTGTGCTGCGGGATGTCCTCGGTGACCTGGAGCCGGAACTCGTGGTGTGCATCGGACAGGCCGGAGGCCGCGGGCGGGTGTCCCTGGAAAGGGTTGCCATCAACTGCGATGATGCGCCCATCCCGGACAACGCAGGGAACCAGCCCGTGGACCGGGATGTGGTGCCGGGCGGGCCTGCCGCCTATTTCACCTCGCTGCCAGTCAAGGCAGCCCTGCTCGCCGTTGAAAAGGCGGGTATTTCCGTGGAGATCTCACAAACGGCGGGAACCTACGTCTGCAACCACGTTTTCTATACACTCATGCACGAGCTCGCGTCCCGTCCGGGCGTCCGCGGGGGATTTGTCCACGTACCGTTCGCGCCGGACCAGGTAGAGCAGGGGAGCAGCAAACCGTCACTGCCTGTGGCGTCGATGGCGGAGGCGATTGCCGCCGTCGTCCGAACCTCGCTTAACCAGTCAATCGACGCAACCCAGCCAAACAACGCAACCCGGCGGTCCGACGTCGCGCTCGCCGCCGGCAGCATCCACTAG
- the rplT gene encoding 50S ribosomal protein L20: MARVKRAVNAHKKRRVILERAKGYRGQRSRLYRKAKEQLLHSFVYSYGDRKKKKGDFRRLWIQRINAASRANGLTYNRLIQGLKAAEVEVDRRMLAELAVSDANAFAALVQVAKDSLPADTSAPAAKAEAAPKAKATRARAAKKPAAAAAE; this comes from the coding sequence GTGGCACGTGTGAAGCGGGCGGTAAACGCCCACAAGAAGCGCCGGGTTATCCTCGAACGCGCCAAAGGTTACCGTGGACAGCGCTCACGCCTGTACCGCAAGGCCAAAGAGCAGCTGCTGCACTCGTTTGTGTACAGCTACGGCGACCGCAAGAAGAAGAAGGGCGACTTCCGCCGCCTGTGGATCCAGCGCATCAACGCTGCGTCCCGCGCCAACGGCCTGACCTACAACCGCCTGATCCAGGGCCTGAAGGCCGCTGAGGTCGAGGTTGACCGCCGCATGCTGGCCGAGCTCGCCGTTTCCGACGCCAACGCTTTCGCTGCGCTGGTCCAGGTTGCCAAGGACTCCCTGCCTGCAGACACCTCCGCTCCGGCCGCCAAGGCTGAGGCTGCACCGAAGGCCAAGGCAACCCGCGCACGCGCTGCGAAGAAGCCGGCTGCTGCAGCTGCTGAGTAA
- a CDS encoding SIMPL domain-containing protein, translating into MSEPAGQAAARTVTVTGFGTAEAAPDLLTLSVGVECRRDSAGDAYAAAGEASAAVAGALRRRGVQGRDIRTSGLNVRADVVWQEGRGQQVTGYVASSMLSVRLRDLAAGPGVIAAAVEAGGNDVRLDGVQLGFADTAAVMALAREAAWADARAAAAQLAGLAGTELGEVVTVRQHPVPSAPVPVGGMQRAFAADAMAVESGESGVSTSVTVEWKLLSGGWAPAEADPHPTG; encoded by the coding sequence ATGAGTGAACCCGCGGGCCAAGCGGCAGCCCGGACTGTCACCGTCACGGGATTCGGAACCGCCGAGGCCGCACCGGACCTGCTGACGCTCTCCGTTGGCGTGGAATGCCGGCGCGACAGCGCCGGGGATGCCTATGCCGCCGCCGGCGAGGCGTCCGCTGCCGTAGCGGGCGCACTGCGCAGGCGGGGAGTGCAGGGCCGGGATATCAGGACGTCCGGGCTTAACGTCCGTGCCGACGTCGTCTGGCAGGAGGGCCGCGGCCAGCAGGTCACGGGCTATGTGGCATCCAGCATGCTCAGCGTCCGGCTCCGGGATCTCGCTGCCGGCCCGGGCGTCATCGCGGCGGCAGTGGAGGCAGGCGGCAACGACGTGCGCCTGGATGGCGTTCAGCTCGGCTTTGCCGATACGGCAGCCGTGATGGCGCTGGCCCGTGAGGCCGCCTGGGCTGACGCCCGGGCGGCAGCCGCACAGCTCGCCGGGCTTGCCGGAACTGAGCTGGGCGAGGTGGTCACTGTGCGGCAGCATCCCGTGCCGTCGGCGCCCGTTCCGGTGGGCGGGATGCAGCGGGCCTTCGCCGCCGACGCCATGGCGGTGGAATCCGGTGAATCCGGCGTTAGCACCAGTGTCACAGTTGAGTGGAAGCTGCTGAGTGGGGGCTGGGCTCCCGCAGAGGCTGACCCGCACCCCACCGGATGA
- a CDS encoding methionine ABC transporter ATP-binding protein, translated as MVGQSGAGKSTLIRTINSLEQPDSGTVHVDGRDMTKLAGKELRQARHGIGMIFQHFNLLSGRTVQANVELSLEITGAGRAQRRTRALDILELVGLHGKADAYPAQLSGGQKQRVGIARALASNPSVLLSDEATSALDPDTTRQILDLIRQLSRDLGLTVLLITHEMDVVKRICDSAAVMSQGRILEQGSVEELLTTEKSLLGQALFPLGDIPQTSNAVVEITFTGVATDRPVIAQLARQHGIDVGILGAAVETIHGRQTGRTRLELPGDERTVSGAVADLRSQGLYVEVIK; from the coding sequence GTGGTCGGGCAAAGCGGCGCGGGCAAAAGCACCCTGATCCGCACCATCAACTCCCTGGAGCAGCCGGACTCTGGCACCGTCCACGTCGATGGCCGGGATATGACAAAGCTTGCCGGCAAGGAGCTGCGGCAGGCCCGCCACGGCATCGGCATGATCTTCCAGCACTTTAATCTCCTCAGCGGGCGGACAGTGCAGGCGAACGTCGAACTGTCGCTGGAGATCACCGGTGCGGGCCGGGCCCAGCGCCGGACCCGAGCGCTGGATATCCTTGAACTCGTGGGCTTGCACGGCAAGGCGGACGCCTATCCCGCCCAGCTGTCAGGTGGCCAGAAGCAGCGCGTCGGCATCGCCCGTGCGCTGGCGTCCAACCCGTCCGTCCTGCTCAGTGATGAAGCCACCTCGGCGCTGGACCCGGACACCACACGCCAGATCCTTGACCTGATCCGGCAGCTGAGCAGGGATTTGGGCCTGACCGTGCTCCTCATTACGCACGAGATGGACGTGGTCAAACGCATCTGCGACTCGGCCGCGGTCATGAGCCAGGGAAGGATCCTGGAACAGGGATCCGTCGAGGAGCTGCTGACCACGGAGAAGTCCCTGCTTGGCCAGGCACTCTTCCCCCTCGGCGACATCCCGCAGACGTCCAACGCAGTCGTGGAAATCACCTTCACCGGAGTGGCCACCGACCGGCCGGTCATTGCCCAGCTGGCACGCCAGCACGGCATCGACGTCGGGATCCTGGGTGCCGCCGTGGAGACCATCCACGGCCGCCAGACAGGGCGGACCCGGCTGGAACTGCCCGGCGACGAAAGGACCGTGTCCGGGGCCGTCGCCGACCTGCGGTCCCAAGGACTCTACGTGGAGGTAATCAAGTGA
- a CDS encoding GlsB/YeaQ/YmgE family stress response membrane protein, producing the protein MGFLAWIILGLIVGAIVKAVMPGRVGGGWVTSLVLGVVGAIVGGWIGSLLFGKGDLAFFDLGTWILAIIGGLVVAGIYGAITGRSHSTRAP; encoded by the coding sequence ATGGGTTTTCTTGCTTGGATTATTCTCGGCCTGATCGTAGGCGCAATTGTTAAAGCCGTCATGCCCGGCAGGGTCGGCGGCGGCTGGGTCACCAGCTTGGTTCTGGGCGTCGTTGGCGCCATCGTCGGCGGCTGGATTGGCAGCCTTCTCTTCGGCAAGGGTGACCTGGCGTTCTTTGACCTCGGCACCTGGATCCTCGCCATCATCGGCGGCCTCGTAGTTGCAGGCATCTACGGCGCAATCACCGGCCGCAGCCACAGCACCCGGGCACCGTAA
- a CDS encoding methionine ABC transporter permease: MIDRNDPYFWADLLDTILKGAGETFYTVGASLLLTVLFGLAAGVLLVTTEADGLLARPFGSRALGVALNRVLDVVVNIGRSIPFIILMILLIPFTRLLVGSFIGPTAAIVPLAIAGIPFFARLVEIGIREVPKGLVEAAQSLGATRWTILTKVLVAEAVPALALGLSTTVVGLIGYSAMVGAVGGGGLGDVAFRYGYQRYSPEYMFAVVILLILLVQLFQSLGNFAARRLSHR; this comes from the coding sequence GTGATCGACCGCAACGATCCGTACTTTTGGGCGGACCTGCTGGACACCATCCTCAAGGGCGCCGGGGAGACCTTTTACACGGTGGGCGCCAGCCTGCTCCTCACGGTTCTCTTCGGGCTGGCGGCCGGCGTACTGCTGGTGACCACTGAGGCTGACGGGCTGCTGGCCAGGCCCTTCGGCAGCCGTGCCCTGGGTGTCGCGCTGAACCGGGTACTCGACGTCGTGGTGAACATCGGCCGGTCCATCCCGTTCATCATCCTGATGATCCTCCTGATTCCCTTTACCCGCCTGCTGGTCGGCTCCTTCATCGGCCCGACCGCGGCGATCGTGCCGCTGGCGATCGCCGGCATTCCGTTCTTCGCCAGGCTCGTCGAAATCGGCATCCGCGAGGTGCCCAAGGGCCTGGTTGAAGCTGCCCAGTCGCTCGGCGCCACCCGGTGGACGATTCTCACCAAGGTCCTGGTTGCCGAGGCAGTCCCCGCCCTGGCACTGGGGCTGTCCACCACCGTTGTGGGCCTCATCGGATACTCCGCCATGGTGGGCGCGGTCGGCGGCGGCGGACTGGGCGATGTGGCCTTCCGCTACGGCTACCAGCGCTACAGCCCCGAGTACATGTTCGCCGTCGTCATCCTGCTGATCCTCCTGGTCCAGCTGTTTCAGTCGCTGGGCAACTTCGCCGCCCGCCGGCTGTCCCACCGCTGA
- a CDS encoding TrmH family RNA methyltransferase → MNETGRPQDFPLSNPRADRVRDVAKLAGRPVRLKRRQFLAEGPQAVREALVLHGKRIAVGQPGIVREVYASEACLDRYPEFEELAVGTSARLATDDVLAAMADTVTPQGIVAVCDFVDVALADVLDAGPRLIAVLCQVRDPGNAGTVLRAADAAGADAVVLTGASVDIYNPKAVRSTAGSLFHLPVVLGADVNELVALCKGRGIGVLAADGYGQLNLDRLQDENAARRLGASSAGSDYALENPTAWLFGNEAQGLSEDELALADHRVAVPVYGAAESLNLGTAATVCLYASARSQQPA, encoded by the coding sequence ATGAACGAAACCGGGCGCCCGCAAGACTTTCCACTCTCCAATCCCCGAGCAGATCGGGTCAGGGACGTGGCAAAGCTTGCAGGGCGCCCGGTTCGTTTAAAGCGCCGGCAGTTCCTGGCCGAAGGCCCGCAGGCGGTACGTGAGGCCCTGGTGCTTCACGGCAAGCGGATCGCCGTGGGCCAGCCGGGCATAGTCCGCGAGGTGTATGCCAGCGAGGCCTGCCTGGACCGGTACCCGGAGTTTGAGGAACTGGCCGTGGGAACCAGCGCCCGGCTCGCCACGGACGACGTGCTGGCCGCCATGGCGGACACTGTCACCCCGCAGGGCATTGTTGCGGTGTGTGATTTCGTGGACGTCGCCCTGGCGGACGTGCTCGACGCCGGTCCGCGGCTGATTGCCGTGCTCTGCCAGGTCCGCGATCCCGGCAATGCCGGGACGGTGCTTCGGGCCGCAGATGCAGCCGGTGCCGACGCCGTGGTCCTGACCGGTGCCAGCGTGGACATCTACAATCCCAAGGCGGTGCGCTCGACCGCTGGCTCCCTTTTCCACCTGCCTGTCGTCCTGGGCGCCGACGTTAATGAGCTGGTGGCGCTGTGCAAGGGCCGGGGGATCGGCGTGCTTGCGGCGGACGGCTACGGGCAACTGAACCTTGACCGCCTGCAGGACGAGAACGCCGCACGCCGGCTTGGCGCATCAAGCGCCGGCTCGGACTACGCACTGGAGAACCCCACGGCCTGGCTTTTTGGCAACGAAGCCCAGGGGCTCTCCGAGGACGAGCTTGCCCTTGCCGACCATCGGGTGGCTGTGCCCGTGTATGGCGCCGCCGAGAGCCTGAACCTTGGCACGGCCGCCACGGTCTGCCTCTACGCGAGCGCGAGATCCCAGCAGCCCGCCTAG